The following are encoded in a window of Diorhabda sublineata isolate icDioSubl1.1 chromosome 3, icDioSubl1.1, whole genome shotgun sequence genomic DNA:
- the LOC130442094 gene encoding uncharacterized protein LOC130442094, translating to MKTVFVLPIFICLVNSAPKLRLTPEHLAPPSLLTLPSNATSIRTDISDSFHCEGRDYGYYADVENDCQLFHVCLPVTYSDGRNQTFRWSFICPEETVFNQEMFTCTRSDEAIDCAESPRYYELNRNFGSEEIISEVVDSFVNSTPESHYLEEATALPEVPQGLGRNLSRRGGIKSDAKKQ from the exons ATgaaaactgtgtttgttttaCCTATATTTATATGTTTGGTTAACAGTGCACCGAAATTAAGG ttAACTCCCGAACACCTGGCGCCGCCATCTCTATTAACTCTCCCTAGCAACGCAACTAGTATACGTACAGACATCAGCGATTCTTTCCATTGCGAAGGACGGGATTATGGATACTATGCTGACGTAGAAAACGATTGTCAATTATTCCACGTGTGTCTGCCAGTGACGTACTCGGACGGAAGGAACCAAACTTTCAGATGGAGCTTCATATGTCCAGAAGAAACGGTTTTCAATCAA GAAATGTTCACGTGTACAAGATCAGATGAAGCCATCGATTGCGCAGAATCTCCAAGATACTACGAATTAAACAGGAATTTCGGTAGCGAAGAAATTATTAGTGAAGTAGTCGATTCCTTCGTGAATTCCACGCCTGAAAGTCATTATTTAGAAGAAGCCACGGCTTTACCAGAAGTGCCGCAAGGTTTAGGTAGGAATCTGTCTAGGAGAGGAGGCATTAAATCTGACGCGAAGAAGCAATaa